The genomic segment gacccgttcattgatagtgcgccttatggtccgcagGCTGCAGCCAGACATTACACTACTCTGGAGCCTACACTTACCGGTACGCGCCTTCTTTAAATCCTGTTATACATTTCTACAGATACAAATGACCTTCCTTTTATAAGCAACTGCCTTTCACTTTTCTCCCCTATGAAGAAGTCTCAGATCTTTCACTGCCTTTAATTTAGAGGTTCTACCAACACATCTGGTGAGTCAGCCCTCTGCCTTTTATGTCAGTGATCTGCAATTGACAGACTTTCTTTTAAATTCTTCTttatacatttttcttcttatattttgttttaataattgttattgtttattttcattcgTTTTGGCCTAACATTAGTTAATTGTGTACTGTAAAAGGCTTCAGGCAGTGGCAATGCTTTTTGTAGTTTCTAAATGAAATAGCTGAgagtgtaaatatttcattacttatCCAGCTGCAGGAAACAAGGAGATCGCACTTCACATTATCTAATCAGATACAGTTAACAACAGCTAAGTGGAAAGGAATTTGACATGGCCTTTGTTATGCAAGAACAGCTTGAAAGTTAACACGgttttttcagttatttatggTGACAATCACAAAGCTCTGTACAGAGCGGCACAGGTGGATGCACTTACCTTTAACCTATCTTTTTTTATGGTCcattatgtatattttaactAGCTAATACATTAAAAAGTCACCATATTAACATTACAGATTTCCAAGCCTCTTGAGGCGTTCTCATCTATACTGATAAGTGAGCTTTCTTTTTTGAGATGGCACATTAATGGAAGGGGCGAGCCAACAGTGTGCGTCTTTCCTCTGGCCTTACCTCTTTATCCATGCTCTCGAGGTCTTCCTTGCAGAGTGTGTACAGAGGCATTGTTTCTGACATACTCGGCTGCCTTTTCCGACGAGATGGTCCTGGCTGCTCGTCATCTTGGCTGGATGCTGCTGCGTCATCCTGACTCTTTGAAGTACCCCTGTGGTCAGACAATGCACAAAAGAAcctcaaacatttcaaaaatggaaaaggaTACTATCTGAAAAGACTGACTAGCTAGATTTTCTTGTGAAAATGGAAAGCTGGAGATAACGAGTATTTATTGTGATCTGAGTGGTGACATCTATTTATCTTTCAATTCACTGTCAATGCCATCGGTATCTGTTGTTTTTGAGTTCATATCAAATTATCTCCATTGgatcaaattgttttgttttttttttgttacttaacAATTTCAATTTAACTGAAAAATCTGTCATCAACCAAATTGAAAGATAAATTTGCTAAAATCAATTAAGATAAATTGTTCTTATATTCAATTGCATTTCATAGAAAGATCTAAGAGATATTTAtccttcttttatttcaaattgtATGTGGTCATGCTTCTTTCCTATACAATGTTGCTTTAGAGTACCGCAAGGACCTCCACTCCACATAACTCTGCACAAAACCAGGACATTTTTCACAACACCGGTAATTTACAGATGTAGAttgcactgaaaaaaagagCGAAGGTTAACCTGGAGACCAATGAAGAGAATTACAAAGGCTTTCTCTCTATAACAACAActcattagataaaaatccTAAGAAAGTGGGAAGAGGGGTCTTTCCATGTTTCCTAATGACAGTGCCTAATTGCGAAGATCTTCTTTGATGATTAAACCCAAGATTTTACGGCTCCCCCAAACCTCCACGCTGCCTCCAAACCATGAATAAAGTGGGCCAATTTTATGCTTGTGATTATAAATTTGCATTTATCATCACGGACACATTCggttcaaaacattttaaggtGGCGTGACTGAACAGTGAGGAGCCTTAAAGTCAGAATTGTATTCCTTTAGTGAAAAACATCAATGtgaaacaaatacacagaaaggaGATGGTCATCATTAGCACTGACACTAACAAATCATTGACAAGGAGAATGAAAGATCACAAAGGTGACCCTGACAAAAACGGAAAGCTTTTCTTGCACCTGCCAAGTCAGTCTAGTTTAACTGttagtggttaaaaaaaaaaaaagaacacagctacaaaaacaaaaatttatttgAGTGGAGGACTgtaaaacacttaaaaataaGTATCTTATCTTACACCATTGACGGGATACCTTTTCCCCTTGTAACATGAAGTAGCTGCATTTCATTGTGCTATTGTCCCTCAGATTATAGCTGAAAGTGATGCGTGTCACCGATGGGGATAATTCAAATAATATTGCAGCACTACACAAACTTGTTCTGTTTACAGAGAGGGGAGGGTTGGAAACAAGGTGTAGAGGGCAAATCCATATATTTAAGATGTTTCTCAGCTAATCGGCAGTCAATATTAAACAGAGAAACATATCAATAGCACAACTCCCACTATAATACATTACAGCTACAATTGTGCTCCACCCCCAAGGAGCACCATCTCTGGAGGAATGCAGTGAGAGACAAACGCCTGACAACGATAACAGAACCTGACACAAcatctaaataaataagaagacaaatgtgtaaatactgtaaacacaacatacataaaacataatttttgaTCAAATTGGTTTGATGTTGAGTTTTGGGTATAGCTGTTTGTAAAGAATATGATGTGAAATTTCATTATGATGTGGCCAAGCAGCTCTTTTTCTACTCACTCTGGGAAGAATACTTTTAGATGTAATTCCTTTCATTGAAACTTGTATTTTCAACCCACCAAATTCTGTCTCTCTTAATACTTTTAAGACTTGGATGCTGTCTGTGAAAACTGGCACTGGCATTTCTCCCTTCATTGATCTGGTCACAAATTAACCTGTAGTTTCTAGTAAacagattaaatgttttaattgggGAGTAATGTTCAGCTGTGGATTAATACACACTTGTGCCTGTTATTAAGTTTTATTAATACCATAATTAtcataataatttaaatgatgatgtagCAAAAATTGTTTTCAATATTATCTAAAAACAGCTAACCTAAAATAATCTGCTGCAAACAGGAAATCTATTCAATTATATTTCCAATtgcaacacaaaccaaaacctCCTGTAAACCTTTATGTTGTgagctgttttcatctgtttcatgTCACCACCCCTGTTTGATCGATTGCTTAAGTTGCAGAAATGCTATTAATTTCCTGCCGTACCTGAGACTGGACTGCTCTCTGGGATCAGAGAGCAACAAAGACCCTGACGCCTGGAGAAAGGGTGGTGGCCGTGACACCTGAGGGCCCCTGCGGATCAGCTTCCCTGTGACGGGGTCATAGGTGCGGACCTCTGgggctggaggtggaggtctgtgTTGGATGGGAGCTGGGTGGAAAAAAGGCTTTTGCAGAGAGCCCTGATTGTCAGGGAAACCTGCTGGACTGTTGCTCCTTTAATGCACAGGAAACAAGATGTCAGAATCAAGATTATCTCACAAGACAGTGTATCACCTCCACAAGAATTAAGGTGGCTTATAAGACCACGACTGATGACTGACTGATCCACCAGATGCTTTACCTTGGCGTCTTGGAGTAGTCCTCCTTTAGTGGGTacagctgctcctccacccTCTCCCAGCGCTCCAGACAGCTCCATAGCCAGTCAGGGTTGATAACATGGAGGTGCTTGCAGCCCTGTGCCTGACGGACCTTCTCTGTGCCTGTGAATGAGGACAAAATTCTGAACTGAGAACTAAAAGCCATAACAAAATACACAACTCACTACACTGAATAATTCAGAACAACGATCAAGTTTTCGTtcctgggaggaaaaaagggaaaattatGGCCAGGTCAATTATATTACAAAGATTACACGGATGACTTGACTTTTGGAGCCACTGTCCCTTTACTTTTTTGCCACCTCAGTAGTTTTCTAAGAACCTCCCAAAGCTGTGGATTGTTTGGGTGAAATCCACCAAAAGATGTTTCTGCTTGAATAACACTTATTGATGTTTGGCACAAAGACTTTAAATCGAATCTATGTGTAGAAGCTCATTAACCTTGAGTTGTTTGAACCATGTGCGGCTAACAATCAAAGGTTTGTTTGGATATTGATATTTACAGTTGCTGGAACATGCTGGCCCTGATCGGTGGTTCTGGTGATCTAGAGATTCGGTGTCTATTTTCACACCTGACACTCATGAGGGAAAAGATGTTAAGTTGTCGCTTTTTCATCTTATCAACAGTGTTACACTGAACAAATgcttttcaattaatttttcaaTATCTAGGCTGAACTTGAATATAACACAaccattggaaaaaaaaagaaagaaaaagaaaacttgatcCAAGATTCCAGTGTCCTACAATCTGGATGTACAGAAACAGAGCCGGcaataaaactgcagcaggagCCACACAGCAATTTATATGAGTTGCAACAGATCAGCGTGAGAGTCACGCTTTGAGATTAACACAAACGCTTGCTCTCACTGTGATGATGCTGACAAGCCTGTGTTACACAAGTACAGGGATGACAGCATGTTAGTGTGCTAACATATTATAATTAGCATAAGATAAAGCAAGTTGCAGATTGACACGCGGACCTGTTAGTGAAGTTATCGCATCATTCACCTTAATGACATTTATTCTTTGCAGATCATGAATGTTGATGAGCTATTTCAGTCTGGACTAATGTTGCCATTCAGACAGCCATATTGCTGGAGCAGTTCACACCCACttaatttttggtttttgttcaattttttatttatcagttaaaaaaaaataaatgtatagaCAATGGTATTCCTGTTTGGATgtaccacaaacacacattaaatgcATTTACATTGCCCCTTCAACATAAATTGACCATCATCTATCAATCCTGGTCACATAAAGCATGAACGTGCAGCATTAATTACTGTATGTATAAAAAGTAAATTGTATTATTATGACAGACATTTGGAAACTGAGCTTGCGGAGGAATAGCCCACTGTCATTGTACTTTCGGCACTGATTTgttggaggagctggagggaaCATGGCAGATGCAATTACAACAGGTGAAAGTGTTCCCGGGTACAGCAGTAAGGTGTGTACCAACTTTAGTGTGGAATGGCCTCTGCATTCGAGATATGACACCCATGTCcagtgaatacatttttctgagAACTATAAATCTGTGGAATGACTCTTCCtaatacatatttacatttgctATATTTTGATCGGTTTGGTCCAACAAGGTTTGGAAGGTCAAAGAGATGTAtgatttccccccccccccccaacttttCCTCAATCATGACTCTATATTAGTCTCCTGTTCTctgggaaacaaaaaacaaactaatttaaGCAAATCTGCTCAAAAAACTGGGCAATTCTGATAGGATTCACTCAATTTCTTCTTAATAGATCCATGTGTTGAATGGTTTCAAGCTGTAGAGTTGCTGTTTGTTACATACTCCACATAATTACTTTGTGAGCTGCAGATGAATCAGAATTTCGCCACTCTGGCAAAACAGAGAGGCATTTGATGCAGTTATTgcctatttaaataaatgactgTTCACACTGCTGATTTTTCCCTCCTGATGTACAAGGTGAGTGATTGCCAAGTGCTGCTCTCAACAGTGCAGGCTTCCAAGGCAACGATGCCATTTCCTGTGCTTGTTTGCAGAGGCTAAACTGGATTGGCACCAATAGAGTCGGCACTTTCAGTGTTGAGAAAAGCCGAACACTGTGTTGTATTATTTGTACCAGAAAATGCAGAGTTACAGTTGATGATAGTTATGTGCTCAAGATGCTTAATAAATACAAGCATAAACAAGTTACCACAGAATTTAAGCCTAGAGATAATCCAGGTGTCTCAAGTCCAAGTCCTTTTGccattacacaaacacagcctcTGGCATCCACATGGTTCACTGTCTGATGCAGTAAATTATGTCTGTGTCAATCAGATAAGCCTAATTACAGAGAAGGAGCAGCATAAAGGAACTATGAGTGAATCcattcaaatttcaaaacaaGCTGAGGAGGAACACAAAGGTCTATGCCAACACAACTGTTACTTTAAGACTGCAGCTATCAATTCACCTCACAGTTATTTTGATAAATAAGTTAACTGCTTggttttataataataaataaataaacctttcaGCTTTTGACAGTTGTTTTTACTGACAGCAGTGCCACTAGCGCCATAAGAAAATACTGGTGATGCTGACACAACATTCCACTGCTGTTGCCTCAGAGGTTTTACAGTATAGCTATAAACAGCTGCTTAAATGGTAAAAATAATACATGTATATTCTCTCATGCTAGTCGGTTTTGTCTGACACTGCTGTTAGGATGTCAAAATGACGTGACATTGTCTACCTGTGCTGCGAGACGAGAAAGTGAGAAGCCGAACTTCTGGattttttcttctccacaaCTGACGGGGAATAACCAATAATAATAACCGACCACTATTATAGTTTCAACAGTGCCAACTAACTATACAAATCACAGTGACCCAGAggtcattaaaattaaaaatactttaagAATGTTTAAACATTGGAAGATTATAAAAAGGTGTGCATGTCAGAAAAATCACAACCAGCAATTATTTTATGTACACAtattgtaaacaaaaacaaacaaacaaacaaaaaaaaaaaccaataatAATTGGGCCCATAATAAAATGGACATTGAATTGATTTGTGTAACACTGATAATGTATTGGATGGATTTCTACATACCAGCTCTTGCTGCGATGAGATGTGTCGTCCGACTGGAATCTTGGGAGCTCAAAATCAGACTCTTGCCGATGTTAGCGCCCAGTGCTTTGGCATGGTAGTACTCACGGGTCCTCTCCATGGGGTAGTTGGTTGGGTAAAGACCACTGAAGACTATTGTTGTGCCATCCAGCGTCTTGCCTTTCAGCTCTGGGACAATCTTGCGGATGTCCGGCGTTTCGGAGGCCTCTTTCTTCAGGTAGGCCTCATAGCGGGCATAGTACTCAGCATGAATCCTTTCTAGCACTTCCTCCAGGTAAATCAGATGATCGTCCTGGTCGTTGTcagcctcctcttcatcctcctcctcgtcctccatGCTCTGGTCCAGCATTTCCTCCCCCATGGTGACCCCAGACTGTTCACTGTTCTGTGACTCTGTTTCTGGCTCTCTCCTATCTGAGCAGCCATTTCCCAGCTCGGGGTCTGGCAGAAGAACTACAGAAGGTTCTACTACATCAGAGCTGTTTTCTCCTTCCCCCTGACCTTTACTGTCCCCTAACCCTGCCCCTTCTCCAATAACTGGTTCTTGTGGAAGTCTTTCCTGTCCAGGTTTCTTTGCTCTGCAAAATTTCCCTTCACTGTCACTCTCTGATGGGGGCTTATCTGTTATGgaatcactgtcactgtcacttgaAAGGTCAAAGTCCAAATTATTTGAGTCATGGCTGGGTACTGATGAGTTGGCACCTTCCTGGGCTTCTTGTATCCTGTTGCAATCATCTTCCTTTACATTAGTTCTGTCGCTCTCCTGAGATTCTCTTAATCCTGTCTCAGGTACTTTCTCAGACACAGACTCTTTACTTTGTCCTGATTCATCTTCTACAACCGCTGTGGAATGAGTCCTTTCATTTATCGGTATTCCCTGAGAAGACTGAGACGTAGTTGACTCGTCCTTTCCAGAAATACTGTGGTCTTTGACCCTTTTCCTGAGGCCATTATTTTGTTCTTCCGCACCAGGTATCCCTGCTGATTCTGTGCTGTCTGCAGGCCGATTTGTGGGACTTCCTGTTGGAATAAGACATGAAAATACATCAGAATCGTGTCGCTTCTCAGTGTTTCCCCTACTGTTATATTATGGGGGCGCCCCCCCAGAAGGGcaagttaatttaatataatttaattttctatatAGCGCCAGACCACAACAGATGtcatttaaagtaaattttCCTATATAACATGTCTATAGCTACATTGTGCTATTATTAAACAACATAGTAatatgattttttattttatgtacgTGACAGAATGTCGTTTCTGTCTCGCACAGTTCTCCTCTGCACTCTTTATCACACACGGTGGATGTGCGCACACAGGTGAGCAAACTCCCGCCAGCAAGTGTcaaaaaatgtcacaagaaaagcaaagcaaaatatcagtgttttttAAACGCTCACAGGGCGATGATGGCAACACCAGTCGCTCCTCTGGTAGTAGTAGCCAGAGTAGCTCTCCTGCTCCAGGTCCAAGCAGCGACCTGCAGCAAAAGTCTGCTCACCACCGCATGTCGGGCTTTGACCCAGCTTGGCTGTCAGAGGGGAAATATTCCCCCTGGCTGTACAAGACTGATATTGGTAAATAATTAAACAagtaattaaatacatacattGCATAAGTAAAAGATAGATAGTCAGCACTCAGCAGTGTAAACTGCGAGAGGGACTTCTCAACCATGAACAGGGTAATAAATACTTTTCACAATAGGATTTGCAGCTATGCTATCTCTATTTTAAGCCATCAGCTATCACTTTTCAAGCCTAACAGTTAATGCGTTTGCAGGCCAAGACAAACATCCGCAACAGGCTGCAAGGGGACCATCTAGCAGCCTGCCTGCGAATCTCAATAAATGGGCCAGAAGTTTCAGACTTATATGCGCGGGAAATGTTCTTCCAGAAGCCCAGGAAGATTCACTGCAGTGACAAAAGCTGCACATTTTGTGGACAATAGGTGAGGTGAGACACGGATGAGCTAAAGAATGAAGGATTTTGATGTCATCTCGCAAGATTTCCCATCCTGAAAATAGAAccctaaaagaaacaaaaaaaaaacaaaaaaaacaaacaaacaaacaaacaaacaaaaaaaaaaacaggctgaaacatGTATTCAGCAAAGATTATCATCTTGCAGATCTCTAATTAGTGTAAACTACTTTTCACTTTAGCGgtccttatttttttttggctgcagcaGACAAGGATTCTCCTTATAAACCCAACTATCACTAAATAGCCAGCACAATGCTTTGTGATTTAATAaagttatacacacacacttataaatattttatctcattttattaatttgaatgcCTTTTTGGAGAAACCTTAGCTTTCGCCAATAGATAACTGCCCTTCTCATTCAATGGAAAGAAAGCTAACATGAATGAGCATACATCTTTTTCTAAGGgatcattttaaaagtaaacattACCTATTGCAAAACAGTTTATTTTGCCAGGTCATTCAGTGCTGTTACTATTTCACACTTTAATTCATACTGTCATACTCTTTTGTCCCACAACAGAAACATAAgcatgtaaatgaaaacagcttctGGAGGGGACTGACTAAAACTAACCCTATTCCTATTTTCCCTATCAAAGAGTCacagcactttttaaaaattgtttattcaatcattctaaaataaataaattaattaataaagcAATGAAAGACTAAAAAGCTGAATTGAAAATCGGggtagctgtttttttttttttaatctaatatCAATGTATGTAATCTCTTGATGTaact from the Echeneis naucrates chromosome 11, fEcheNa1.1, whole genome shotgun sequence genome contains:
- the ctdp1 gene encoding RNA polymerase II subunit A C-terminal domain phosphatase isoform X1 codes for the protein MEDPPADSGGGAASEGPALQVADICWPTGAVPLRLLEWKVKPGSLVNVDSVLALCAPIPPEKGSEAARLPEKKVKADRAGVVKELCCQLGQVIPPGGVIVRIEECSHPIVMKGLCAECGQDLTQLQGTNGNQQTPISTATVSMVHSVPELMVSSEQAEQLGREDQQRLHRNKKLVLMVDLDQTLIHTTEQHCQRMSNKGIFHFQLGRGEPMLHTRLRPHCKEFLEKIAKLYELHVFTFGSRLYAHTIAGFLDPEKKLFSHRILSRDECIDPYSKTGNLRNLFPCGDSMVCIIDDREDVWKFAPNLITVKKYIYFQGTGDINAPPGSREAQMAKKGSPTNRPADSTESAGIPGAEEQNNGLRKRVKDHSISGKDESTTSQSSQGIPINERTHSTAVVEDESGQSKESVSEKVPETGLRESQESDRTNVKEDDCNRIQEAQEGANSSVPSHDSNNLDFDLSSDSDSDSITDKPPSESDSEGKFCRAKKPGQERLPQEPVIGEGAGLGDSKGQGEGENSSDVVEPSVVLLPDPELGNGCSDRREPETESQNSEQSGVTMGEEMLDQSMEDEEEDEEEADNDQDDHLIYLEEVLERIHAEYYARYEAYLKKEASETPDIRKIVPELKGKTLDGTTIVFSGLYPTNYPMERTREYYHAKALGANIGKSLILSSQDSSRTTHLIAARAGTEKVRQAQGCKHLHVINPDWLWSCLERWERVEEQLYPLKEDYSKTPRSNSPAGFPDNQGSLQKPFFHPAPIQHRPPPPAPEVRTYDPVTGKLIRRGPQVSRPPPFLQASGSLLLSDPREQSSLRGTSKSQDDAAASSQDDEQPGPSRRKRQPSMSETMPLYTLCKEDLESMDKEVDDILGEESDNESEGRGKEKPGTEEVEDEEEEQQQQQQQQQQPGAGQIAEGLSPQALSMEEGLHAPSSEASQPSGVPRGHKRKHAEAKEEEDEDEDEEEEEVENKQSADESSKDSNEEEEGSNSEADEMAAALEAELNDFM
- the ctdp1 gene encoding RNA polymerase II subunit A C-terminal domain phosphatase isoform X2, which produces MEDPPADSGGGAASEGPALQVADICWPTGAVPLRLLEWKVKPGSLVNVDSVLALCAPIPPEKGSEAARLPEKKVKADRAGVVKELCCQLGQVIPPGGVIVRIEECSHPIVMKGLCAECGQDLTQLQGTNGNQQTPISTATVSMVHSVPELMVSSEQAEQLGREDQQRLHRNKKLVLMVDLDQTLIHTTEQHCQRMSNKGIFHFQLGRGEPMLHTRLRPHCKEFLEKIAKLYELHVFTFGSRLYAHTIAGFLDPEKKLFSHRILSRDECIDPYSKTGNLRNLFPCGDSMVCIIDDREDVWKFAPNLITVKKYIYFQGTGDINAPPGSREAQMAKKAGSPTNRPADSTESAGIPGAEEQNNGLRKRVKDHSISGKDESTTSQSSQGIPINERTHSTAVVEDESGQSKESVSEKVPETGLRESQESDRTNVKEDDCNRIQEAQEGANSSVPSHDSNNLDFDLSSDSDSDSITDKPPSESDSEGKFCRAKKPGQERLPQEPVIGEGAGLGDSKGQGEGENSSDVVEPSVVLLPDPELGNGCSDRREPETESQNSEQSGVTMGEEMLDQSMEDEEEDEEEADNDQDDHLIYLEEVLERIHAEYYARYEAYLKKEASETPDIRKIVPELKGKTLDGTTIVFSGLYPTNYPMERTREYYHAKALGANIGKSLILSSQDSSRTTHLIAARAGTEKVRQAQGCKHLHVINPDWLWSCLERWERVEEQLYPLKEDYSKTPRSNSPAGFPDNQGSLQKPFFHPAPIQHRPPPPAPEVRTYDPVTGKLIRRGPQVSRPPPFLQASGSLLLSDPREQSSLRGTSKSQDDAAASSQDDEQPGPSRRKRQPSMSETMPLYTLCKEDLESMDKEVDDILGEESDNESEGRGKEKPGTEEVEDEEEEQQQQQQQQQQPGAGQIAEGLSPQALSMEEGLHAPSSEASQPSGVPRGHKRKHAEAKEEEDEDEDEEEEEVENKQSADESSKDSNEEEEGSNSEADEMAAALEAELNDFM
- the ctdp1 gene encoding RNA polymerase II subunit A C-terminal domain phosphatase isoform X3 — encoded protein: MEDPPADSGGGAASEGPALQVADICWPTGAVPLRLLEWKVKPGSLVNVDSVLALCAPIPPEKGSEAARLPEKKVKADRAGVVKELCCQLGQVIPPGGVIVRIEECSHPIVMKGLCAECGQDLTQLQGTNGNQQTPISTATVSMVHSVPELMVSSEQAEQLGREDQQRLHRNKKLVLMVDLDQTLIHTTEQHCQRMSNKGIFHFQLGRGEPMLHTRLRPHCKEFLEKIAKLYELHVFTFGSRLYAHTIAGFLDPEKKLFSHRILSRDECIDPYSKTGNLRNLFPCGDSMVCIIDDREDVWKFAPNLITVKKYIYFQGTGDINAPPGSREAQMAKKGSPTNRPADSTESAGIPGAEEQNNGLRKRVKDHSISGKDESTTSQSSQGIPINERTHSTAVVEDESGQSKESVSEKVPETGLRESQESDRTNVKEDDCNRIQEAQEGANSSVPSHDSNNLDFDLSSDSDSDSITDKPPSESDSEGKFCRAKKPGQERLPQEPVIGEGAGLGDSKGQGEGENSSDVVEPSVVLLPDPELGNGCSDRREPETESQNSEQSGVTMGEEMLDQSMEDEEEDEEEADNDQDDHLIYLEEVLERIHAEYYARYEAYLKKEASETPDIRKIVPELKGKTLDGTTIVFSGLYPTNYPMERTREYYHAKALGANIGKSLILSSQDSSRTTHLIAARAGTEKVRQAQGCKHLHVINPDWLWSCLERWERVEEQLYPLKEDYSKTPRSNSPAGFPDNQGSLQKPFFHPAPIQHRPPPPAPEVRTYDPVTGKLIRRGPQVSRPPPFLQASGSLLLSDPREQSSLRGTSKSQDDAAASSQDDEQPGPSRRKRQPSMSETMPLYTLCKEDLESMDKEGPQT